DNA sequence from the Tissierella sp. MB52-C2 genome:
CCTATGAAGCAAAACCAGTTTTATGGGACGTTGATCTTAATATACCGAAATCCATTTTAATGGCAGTAGTAGGTCCTAATGGAGCGGGAAAATCAACATTAATAAAGGCTATGTTGGATTTAATAAAGCCAGTATCAGGAAATGTATTATTTAATGGAGCATCCTATAAGTCCCAGAGAAAACATATAGGATATGTACCTCAGTCTGAATCTGTAGACTGGGATTTTCCTACAAATGTTTTAGATGTAGTTCTTATGGGGAGATATGGGGAAATAGGATGGATAAAACGACCTAAGGAAGAGGATAAGAAAAAAGCAAGAGAAGCCTTGGAAAAGGTAAATATGATAGAATTTGCAGATAGACAAATATCACAGTTATCTGGAGGACAGCAGCAGAGAGTATTTCTTGCAAGAGCATTGGTTCAAGATGCAGATATATACTTTATGGATGAGCCATTTAAAGGTGTAGATGCTAAGACCGAAAAGGCCATAATATCCATTTTAAAGGAATTGAAGGAAAGAGGAAAGACCATAATAGTTGTTCACCATGACCTTCAAACTGTGGAAGAATATTTTGATTGGGTGGTATTATTAAATACTCAGATTATGGCCAGTGGACCTGTTAGTGAAGTGTTTACAGATGAAAATCTAAGAAAGACTTATAGAAGTACAGGGCAAATTTTAAAGAGGTAGGTGAGAAAATTGTTAAATATGATATTAACAGATTATACTCTACAGATTGTATCCTTAGGCTCTGCACTTCTAGGGATAATATCAGGAATTTTAGGAAGTTTTGCTGTTATAAGGAAGGAAAGTTTGTTGGGAGATGCAATTTCTCACTCTGCCTTACCAGGAATTGCATTGGCATTTTTAATGACTCAAAGTAAAAAGACAGAGATACTTCTTTTAGGAGCTTTGATCTCAGGATTATTATCTACATTTATTATTCTTTCCATAGTAAAATATTCAAGAATTAAATTTGATAGTGCCTTAGCATTGATATTATCGGTATTCTTTGGAGGTGGTATTGTTCTTTTAACCTATATTCAAAAAATACCCAATGCAAATCAAGCAGGCTTAGAAAAATTTATCTTTGGTCAGGCATCTACTTTTCTAAAAAGAGACATAGAAATAATGGGCATATTGGGAATAGTTTTGATAGCATTGGTTCTTATATTTTGGAAGGAATTCAAGATAGTATCCTTTGACAGGGATTATGCAGAAAGTCTTGGATTCTCTTCACAGAGAGTAAACGGATTGCTTTTTATTATGATAGTAACAGCTATTATTATAGGATTGCAAACTGTAGGAGTTATCTTAATGAGTGCTATGCTTACAGCACCAGCTGTAGCTGCTAGACAGTGGACAAATAAATTATCTGTTATGGTAGTTTTATCAGCCCTATTTGGAGCAATATCAGGAGTTATTGGTACTATATTAAGCTCTTTAGTTTCAAAATTACCTACGGGACCAATGATAGTAATAGTTATAAGTATAATAGTAATTTTTAGTTTATGTTTTGCACCTAATAGAGGGTTGATATGGAAATATTTCAGAGATAGAAAGAAGCAAAGGACCATAAATGAAGACCAAGTACTGGTGAATCTCTATCATTTAGCTATGAATCATGAAGATTTAAACCATAGTCACAATATCTCTATAATAAAAC
Encoded proteins:
- a CDS encoding metal ABC transporter ATP-binding protein encodes the protein MNFDYIIEVEDMTVAYEAKPVLWDVDLNIPKSILMAVVGPNGAGKSTLIKAMLDLIKPVSGNVLFNGASYKSQRKHIGYVPQSESVDWDFPTNVLDVVLMGRYGEIGWIKRPKEEDKKKAREALEKVNMIEFADRQISQLSGGQQQRVFLARALVQDADIYFMDEPFKGVDAKTEKAIISILKELKERGKTIIVVHHDLQTVEEYFDWVVLLNTQIMASGPVSEVFTDENLRKTYRSTGQILKR
- a CDS encoding metal ABC transporter permease, with translation MILTDYTLQIVSLGSALLGIISGILGSFAVIRKESLLGDAISHSALPGIALAFLMTQSKKTEILLLGALISGLLSTFIILSIVKYSRIKFDSALALILSVFFGGGIVLLTYIQKIPNANQAGLEKFIFGQASTFLKRDIEIMGILGIVLIALVLIFWKEFKIVSFDRDYAESLGFSSQRVNGLLFIMIVTAIIIGLQTVGVILMSAMLTAPAVAARQWTNKLSVMVVLSALFGAISGVIGTILSSLVSKLPTGPMIVIVISIIVIFSLCFAPNRGLIWKYFRDRKKQRTINEDQVLVNLYHLAMNHEDLNHSHNISIIKPDKSMTAKSAKELTKKLESLGSRGLAKKDYFNKWAITEKGLEYVENYFKKEEL